Proteins co-encoded in one Chloroflexota bacterium genomic window:
- a CDS encoding pitrilysin family protein, which yields MYEKSVLENGLRVLTSALPHTQAVSVTIFVGAGSRYESDEIAGVSHFLEHMLFKGTERRRNPRELAEAIEGIGGAMNAATDKELTAYWAKVPAAHFDVALDVLLDQLLHSRIDPVELERERKVVIEELAMVEDNPGELVGLLLDELMWPEQPLGRDIAGSPKSVEGISRETMVDYLASHYVPENTVISVAGNLSHETVVSELFEQVESWEPAPFGPWSPARDGQTEPRVGLRSKRTEQTQIALGFPAYSAFHPDRYALDVMNTILGEGMSSRLFLEIREIRGLAYDVHSSVGHYLDTGAFVVGAAVDPRKTDECIRAIRGELDQLRSNLVPSEELTKAKEYIKGRLVLRMEDSRAVSSWIGGQELLRREVRLVDDVLQSIEAVTAADVRRVAQEIVRNERANLAIVGPYRSRDRFRRLLD from the coding sequence ATGTACGAAAAATCCGTGCTGGAGAATGGTCTGCGGGTGCTCACGAGTGCGCTGCCCCATACGCAGGCCGTCAGTGTGACGATCTTCGTGGGGGCCGGATCGCGGTATGAGAGCGACGAGATCGCCGGCGTCTCGCACTTCCTCGAGCACATGCTGTTCAAAGGCACGGAGCGGCGCCGCAACCCACGCGAATTGGCCGAGGCCATCGAGGGCATCGGCGGCGCCATGAACGCGGCCACCGACAAGGAGCTGACGGCCTACTGGGCCAAGGTTCCCGCCGCCCACTTCGACGTCGCGCTCGATGTGCTGCTGGATCAGCTCCTCCATTCTCGGATCGATCCCGTCGAGCTTGAGCGCGAGCGCAAGGTCGTGATCGAGGAGCTGGCCATGGTTGAGGACAACCCCGGTGAGCTGGTCGGTCTCCTCCTCGACGAGCTGATGTGGCCGGAGCAGCCGCTGGGGCGCGACATCGCCGGTAGCCCGAAATCCGTCGAGGGCATCTCGCGCGAGACGATGGTGGACTATCTGGCCTCCCACTACGTCCCGGAGAACACCGTCATCTCGGTGGCGGGCAATTTGAGCCACGAGACCGTCGTCAGCGAGCTATTCGAGCAGGTGGAATCGTGGGAGCCGGCCCCCTTCGGCCCCTGGAGCCCCGCGCGCGACGGGCAGACCGAGCCGCGCGTCGGCCTCCGCTCGAAGCGGACCGAGCAGACTCAGATCGCCCTGGGCTTTCCCGCCTACTCCGCCTTCCATCCGGACCGCTACGCCCTCGACGTCATGAACACAATCCTCGGGGAAGGAATGAGCAGCCGGCTGTTTCTGGAAATCCGCGAGATCCGCGGCCTCGCCTATGATGTGCACTCGAGCGTCGGCCACTATCTCGACACCGGCGCCTTTGTGGTGGGCGCGGCGGTCGACCCCAGGAAAACCGACGAATGCATCCGCGCGATCCGCGGGGAGCTGGACCAGCTGAGGTCCAACCTGGTACCGAGCGAGGAGCTGACCAAGGCGAAGGAGTACATCAAGGGCCGCCTGGTGCTCCGCATGGAAGACTCGCGCGCGGTCTCATCCTGGATCGGCGGGCAGGAGCTGCTGCGGCGCGAAGTGCGCCTGGTGGACGACGTGCTCCAGAGTATCGAAGCGGTCACCGCGGCCGACGTTCGACGCGTGGCACAGGAGATCGTCCGAAACGAGCGCGCCAATCTCGCCATCGTCGGACCCTACCGGAGCCGCGACCGGTTCCGGCGCCTGCTCGACTGA
- a CDS encoding VOC family protein, which yields MATPIRTRKVSHVVLNVSDVERSIKFYTEILGFKLSDRNAMGMAFLRNGTDHHTIGFAQGPKDGTGAPTDRYLTFHHLALEVDRVEDLFKAREFLRERGIEIEFEGRRGPGSNIGIEFRDPDGYAIELTCEMEQIGWNDSARPVSMHRRASSLEEAVANPMPDPHAVGATA from the coding sequence GTGGCAACGCCCATTCGCACGCGCAAAGTCAGCCACGTTGTCCTAAACGTCTCGGACGTCGAGCGATCCATCAAGTTCTACACGGAGATCCTCGGCTTCAAACTCTCCGACCGCAATGCCATGGGGATGGCGTTCCTGCGCAACGGGACCGACCACCACACCATCGGCTTCGCGCAGGGACCGAAGGACGGCACCGGCGCGCCGACGGACAGGTACCTCACGTTCCATCACCTGGCCCTCGAGGTCGACCGGGTCGAGGACCTTTTCAAGGCCCGCGAATTCCTCAGGGAGCGCGGGATCGAGATCGAGTTCGAGGGACGACGCGGACCCGGCAGCAACATCGGGATCGAGTTCCGCGATCCGGACGGCTACGCCATCGAGCTGACGTGCGAGATGGAGCAGATCGGATGGAACGACTCCGCCCGCCCCGTCTCGATGCACCGTCGCGCCTCAAGCCTGGAGGAGGCGGTGGCGAACCCGATGCCCGACCCGCACGCCGTCGGCGCCACCGCATAA